The sequence AATCGGGGTCGACATCCAGGTGATAGCTTTCCCCTTATCGCCGCCAAACAGCTCAACTGCCGCGTCCATTACCCGGACGAAGCGCGCAATTCGCTCACTTTCTTCAGGGGTGAAACGGCCGTCATGAGTGCGCCGGCGTGTCAAACTGCGGCTGGGAATACCGGTCGCTCGCAAGATTTCAGCTTTAGGGATTGACGCCCATAGATGGATACTGTCAATGACATCAACAGAAAAACCCATTTTGATGCTATCAACCAATACCGTACCGCGGCTGGCGGGCAAGCCGATTTCTCGCCATAGCGCCCCTGTTTTGCTTACTGGGGTGGGGTGAAATGTTCTCATGTAACCTCCTCGGTCAAATGGCTACCTTCACTATAGCCAGTTGGCCGATATAA comes from Yersinia canariae and encodes:
- the xre gene encoding type II toxin-antitoxin system antitoxin Xre; the encoded protein is MRTFHPTPVSKTGALWREIGLPASRGTVLVDSIKMGFSVDVIDSIHLWASIPKAEILRATGIPSRSLTRRRTHDGRFTPEESERIARFVRVMDAAVELFGGDKGKAITWMSTPIKGLGHRSPDSLLETETGALEVCDLIGRLEHGVFS